TATTAAATGATAAGGATAAAATGTCTCAGTTCATTATTAGTATTAATAATAATATTATCATTGCTAGTGGTGAGTTGTCGTAATTTTTCATTTCAAAAAAGAGGTGGAACAAACGATGAGGCTTTAACACAATTAGGAATAAATCGTAGATTTGTTTTAGATGCTGAGTTCAATAAATTGCTAGACAAATTGCAGCTATTGGATGGAGAGAAACAAATAATTGCATATATAAGAAGTATAGTAACTGATCCTAAGATTGGTAACGAATTTTTAAGGACTTACACTAATCTTGAATTTAGTAATTTATTAAATGCATTAGGTTCTGATAAGGTTAAGGAAATTATAAAAAATCATTTAAAAGATTGTAAAAAAAGGCCCCCAATTATATCAAAAATCCAAGCACTAATTGATAGTTTTAATAGAAATGATGAAGTAAAGAGAGTTTTTCAATCGGAATTAAATTATAAAAGTGATTATGCATTGCATTTAAAAGAGTTATTTAATCGTGATAATCCTAATTATGTTTATAATGAAATTATGAAAGATGATTGTATTGATGATCTTCTTGAGGAAATAGAGGATGCTCAATACATTTTAAATTATGAGACTTTATATGCAAAGTTATCTATTGATGATAAGAAACACCTTGATTTTATACGAAATGTACTAATTAATCCTCCTATGGGCATTGTGCTTGATCCTAAGAAGCCTTTTAAGATTTATAATATTCATGAATTTGAGCTCTTGTTGGGTAGGATGGGTGTTGCTAGGTCTGAGGAAATTGTAAGGATACATAAAAATGTTTTGAAAGAAGAAGAAAATACTCGAAGGTCTCTAATTACTGCTATGGAAGGTCAGATGAAACAAAGCTTATTTAGACGTTTTAACAAGCACCAGGATGGTTATAGAATTCATTTAATGTATTTATTTTTCCCTTATGCAGGATCTGAGAATAATGTGTATGATGCCTTTAAAAATAGTAATTATGCTGATGAGTATATTGCTATTCGAAACGAAGCTCTAAGCATTAGAGTAAATAAGATAAGATAAGGATTAATGAACGCGGTGGTTAATCCTTAAATTAGTTTAAATTAATGTTATTAAGATTAAAAATAGTAAGTAAATAAAAAAGCTTAAGCCTTAAACGTACACATTTAAGGCTTTTAGTTTGTATGAATATATTTATCTAATATACATACTTTATACAAATGAAGAAAATATTTGCAGACCAAGATGGATATATAGATATATAGCATTATAATAATATAATAATACTATTTTTATATTATTATAAATTTATATAATGGTGTATTAAAATATATTCAAATTTTAAATTTAATTTGAAAAAGGAGATATTGGGTGATTAAGTTAAACTATTTCAGTTTGTTTTTAGTATTAATATTTTTATTATTGCTAGTTATAAGTTGTGATTCAGGAAGCAAGGCAGGAGCAGGCCTAGGAGCAGGAACAAATACAAGAACAGTAGTAAATCCAGGAGGAGTAGTAAAGCCAGGAAGAGCAGTAAATCCAGGAGGAGCAGGAACAAATACAAGAACAGTAGTAAATCCAGGAGGAGTAGTAAATCCAGGAGGAGCAGTAAATCCAGGAGGAGTAGTAAAGCCAGGAGGTGCAGGACTAGGTGCAGGAGGATCAGGAGGTGCAGAAGAAGCAGGACTAGGTGCAGGAGGATCAGGAGGTGCAGGAGAAGCAGGATTAGGTGCAGGAGGCGCAGGATTAGGTGCAGAAGAAGCAGGACTAGGTGCAGGAGGTGCAGGACTAGGTGCAGGAGGATCAGGAGGTGCAGGAGGTGCAGGAGGATCAGGAGGTGCAGAAGAAGCAGGATTAGGTGCAGGAGGAGCAGGAGGAGCAGGAGGTGCAGGAGGATCAGGAGGTGCAGGAGGCGCAGGAGGAGAGGATTATGGCATTAAAGCTCCAAGGCTTAAAGCAATGTTAGATGATCTTAATGGATCTATAGAAGGAAAGAAGGCAATTGGTTATATACGAAAAATACTCATTGATAAGTCTGATAATATTGAGGATAAGTTGTATAATCGCTTAAATAAATTAAAAGCTGATGTTATGATTGAAAAAATAATAAATCCTACTGTGAGCCTTTTGAGTGCTAGAGATGAAGCTTTAAAAGTTAAGGAAGATCCAACAAATGAAAGCATAAAATCCAGATTGCAAGATGTGTGTGATAGGTATGATGCTTTAGTTAAAAGAGCATTTAAGCATTACTTTGTTGATAATATCGGTTTAATAGATCGTGTGGTAGATACTGTTACTAGTTGTGCTTCTAAGTTTAGCAAGTTTAAAGAGATGATTAAAAATCCACGTGTGATGGATGTATATGCCTGGCTTGATGCTGATGAGCGTGCCATAATTGATGAGATAGAGCAGATAGTAATTGGTGGTGGTACTTATGACAAAGCTAGGTTTAATAATATGTTAAATAGTATAGGTGATTTTGATATTTTTAACATTATACTGGCTTGTAAAAAGGTTTCAATTGAGCAGAAAGCAGCTGATGAAGCTATAAAAGGTGTTTCTGATGATGCAAAGAAGCAAAGATTGAGGGGTGAGTTTAATGAATTCGAAGTAAGATATTATTCTCATATAAGATATGCTTTTGCTCTACCTCTTAATGAATTGTATTATGCTATTAATCATTATTATAATGGCTATTATGCTGACTTTTATGGTATTAGATTAGAGACCGAAGATAGTTTCTAGGTAATTGGTACGACAGGTGTTGGTAGTTAATCCTTAAATTAGTTTAAATTAAGATTATTGATATTGAAAATAGTAAGTAAAAAAGTTTAAGCCTTCAACGTGTACGTTTAAGGCTTTTAGTTTGTATCTATAATAGATAATTAGATAAAATATATAAATTAAACAAATTTATTTAAAGAAATAAATAAAATAATTGCAGATCAAGATGGATATATAGATATATAGCAATATAATGGTATATTAAAAAGTTTTAATTTGAAAAAGGAGATATTAAATGTTAAAGATAAAATGTTTCAGTTTATTACTAATATTAATCTTGCTATTATTGCTATTTATAAGTTGTGATTTAGGAATCAAAGCGAGAACAAATACAGGAGCAGAGGTAATAACAGAGACAGTAGGAGATGAAGAGGAACTAGCATATTTGGATGATATTATTGATCCAAAGCTTAAAGCATTGTTAGATAAGTTTGGGGTATCTAGATCAGGAAGGAAGGCAGTTATTTACATACGAGGAGGCCTCATTGGTGATATTGTTTATGATCGTTTAAATAAATTAGAAGCTGATGTTGTGATTGAAAAGATAATAAATCCTACTGTGAGCCTTTTGAAGGCTAGAGGTGAGGCTTTGAGAGTTATTCAAGATCCAACAAATGAAGGCGTAAAAGGCAGATTGCAAGATGTGTTTAATAGGTATGATAATTTAGTTGATATAAGAGGAAAATTTATTTACGTCGTTGGTTCAGAAGATAGTTTTGCAAATGCTGTTACTCGTTATGCTTCTAAATTTAGAAAGTTTAAAGAGATGGTTAAAAGTCCACGTGTGATGGATGTATATGCCTGGCTTGATGATGCTGATCGTATTACAATTGATGAGATTGAGAAGGTAGTAATTAGTGATACTTATGACAAGGATAAGTTTAATAATGTTTTAAATAGTTTAGATGATTATCGTATTGTTAGAATTATAGAGATTTATCGAGGTATTAAAATTAAGCAGGAGGAAGCTTTGAAAGCTATAGATGCGGTTTCTGATATTGCAGTAAGTCAAGACTTGCAAGCTAGATTTGATAGGCTTAAAGGTGAGTATAATTCTCATATAAGAGATGCTTTTAATAAATCTTCAGGTGAATTGTCTTTTCAGCTTACAAATGATAGTAATAAATATCGTAGGGGCTTTGATGTTATTAAAAGCAACGCTGAAGCTGCCAAAGCACATGGTGCGGCAGGTGGTGGTAGTTAATTCTTAAATTAGTTTAAATGAAGATTATTAATATTAAAGATACTATTAAAGATAGTAAGTAAATAAAAAAGTTTAAGCCTTAAACGTGTACGTTTAAGGCTTTTAGTTTGTATCTATAATAGATAATTAGATAAAATATATAAATTTATTTAAATAAACAAAATAATTGCAGATCATAATTGTATGCTGTTATTATGTTTATATATTATATTCATTATAATAATATAATAAAATTTTTTTGAAAAAGGAGAGATTTAATGGTAGATATAAAGTGTTTCAGTTTATTACTAGTATTAATATTTTTGTTATTGCTAGTTATAAGTTGTGGTTCAGAAATCAAAACAGGAGAAGGAACAAATACAGGGGCAGGCACAGAAGAAGGAACAGGACCAGAAGAAGAAGTAGGAGATGAAGATGAGCTAGCATATTTAGATGATGAGTTTATTGATCCAAGTTTTATAGCATTATTAGATAAGTTTGGGGTATCTGGAGAAGGAAGGAAGGCAATTGGTTATATACTAGGAAAAGTCGATAATATAGAAAAAATCAATAATGATGATGTTTATGATCGTTTAAATGAATTAGGAGCTGATATTACGATTAAAAATATAATAAATCCTACTGTGAGTCTTTTGAAGGCTAGAGGTGCAGCTTTAAAAGGTATTGAAGATCCAACAAATGAAAGCATAAAATCCAGATTGCAAGATATGTTTGAAAAGTGTGATCGTTTATCTGCACTTTACTTGTGGGAGTTTTTTGGTAGACTAATCGAAGAAAATGATTTTTTAGAGTTTATTACTCGTTGTATTTTTAGGTTTAGAAAGTTGAAAGAGATGGTTAACAATCCACGTGTGATGGATGTATATGAATGGTTTGATGCTGATGATCGTGCTACAATTGATGAGCTAGGGAATATGGTAATTAGTGGTACTTATTACAGATCTATATTTAATAAGGTGTTAAATAATTCAGGCGATTATCTTGTTATTAAAATTGTAGTGGCTTATCAATCTATTCAAAAAAGGCAGGAGGAAGCTTTGAAAGCTATAGCTATTGTTCGTAATGAAGCAGTAAGGCAAGTATTGCAGAATCGTTTTGATAAACTCAAAGGTGATTATGATTTTCATATAAGAAAATCTTTTAATCAAGGTCGATATGGCTTGTATTTGCAAATTATGACTGATGGTAAGAAATATCGTGAAGCCTTTAATGCTATTCAAAAAGCCGCTCAAGTTGCCAGATCTGACAAAGCACGTGGTGCGACAGGTAGTGGTAGTTAATCCTTAAATTAGTTTAAAGTAATATTAAAGATAGTAAGTAAAGAAAGTAAAGCCTTAAACGTGTATATTTAAGGCTTTTAATTTGTATATATTAGGTAAAATATGTATAAATAATATAAATATATTTAAATAAACAAAATATTTGCAGATCACAGGTATATACTGTTATTATATTTGTATAATATATTCATTATAATAATATAATAAGTTTAATTTGAAAAAGGAGATATTGAATGGTAAAAATAAAGTGTTTCGGTTTATTACTAGTATTAATATTGTTATTATTGCTAGTTATAAGTTGTGATTCAGGAAACAGAGCAGGAGCAGGTCTTGGTGCAGGAGGAGGGACAGAATTAAAAGATGAAAATGAAGATGAAGATGAAGATGAGCTAGCATATTTGGAGGAGGAGGTTACTGATCCAAGACTTTTGGCATTGTTAGATAATTTTGGAGTATCTAAAGCAGGAAAGAAGGCAATTGGTTATATACGAGGAAGATTCAGTGCTAGTGATGATGTTTATGATCGTTTAAATGCATTAGGAGCTGATGTTACGATTGAAAAGATAATAAATCCTACTGTAAGCCTTTTGAAAGCTAGAGGTGAAGCTTTAAGAGTTATGAAAGGTACAACAAATGAAAGCATAAAATCCAGGTTGCAAGATATGTTGAATAGGTATGATACTTTAGTTGAAAGTGTATGGTATAACTTTTTTTATAATAAATTGATTGGAGAAGATGTTTTTGTAGAATTTGTTACTCGTTATGTACCTAAATTTAGTAAATTTAAAGAGATAGTTACAAATCCAAGTGTGATGGATGTATATGCCTGGCTTGATGCTGATGAGCAAGCTACAGTTAATGAGATAGAGAATATAGTAATTAGTGGTACTTATGACAAAGATAGGTTTAATAATATGTTAAATAGCTTAGGTGATGTTAAGATTATTGAAATTATAAAGGCTTATCGAGGTATTAAAATTAAGCAAGGAGAAGTTCAGAATTCTATAAATACTGTTCCTGATGATGCAGAAAAGCAAGGGTTGCAAGTTAGATTTAATACGCTTCAAGGTGAGTATGATTCTCATATAAGAGATGCTTTTAATAAAGCTTCAGGTGAATTGTATTCTCAGATTATAGATGGTAATAATAGATATCATGATGACTTTATTGGTATTCAAAACAATTTGAGAGCTGCCGCAGCTGCCAAAGCTGCCAAAGAAGCTGCCATAGCTGCCGAAGCTGCCAGAGCTGCCATAGCTGCCGAAGAAGCTGCCATAACTGCCGCAGCTGCCGCAGATGCTGCCGAAAAAGCCGCAGCTGCCAAAGCTGCCAAAGCTGCCAAAGAAGTTGCCAGCGCTGCCGCAGATTTTCTCATGGCTATCGGAACTGCCAAATATGTTACCATGCCTGCCGTAGTTGCCAAAAAAGCCAAAGCTGTCGAAGAAGCCGAAGCTGCCAAAAAAGCTGCCAAAGCTGCCGAAGCTGCCAGAGTTGCCGCAGCTGCCGAAGTTGTCAGAGCTGCCGCAGCTGCCAGAGCTGCCAAAGCTGCCGAAGAAGCTGCCAGAGCTGCCATAGCTGCCGCAGAAGCCAGAGCTGCCAGATCTGACAAAGCACGTGGTGCGGCAGGTAGTGGTAGTTAATCCTTAAATTATTTTAAATTAATATTAAATATAGTAGGTAAAGAAAGTTTAAGCCTTAAATGTACATGTTTAAGGCTTTTAATTTGCATATATTAGGTAAATAATATAAATATATTTAAATAAACAAAATATTTGCAAATCACAGGTATATACTGTTATTATATTTGTATAATATATTCATTATAATAATATAATAAGTTTAATTTGAAAAAGGAGAGATTTAATGGTAAAAATAAAGTGTTTCGGTTTATTACTAGTATTAATATTGTTATTATTGCTATTTATAAGTTGTGATTCAGGAAACAGAGCAGGAGCAGGTCTTGGTGCAGGAGCAGGATCAGGAACAAATACAAGAACAGAATCAAATACAGAAACAGAAGTAGGAGACGAAGAGGAGCTAGCATATTTGGAGGAGGAGGTTACTGATCCAAGACTTTTGGCATTGTTAGATAATTTTGGAGTATCTAAAGCAGGAAAGAAGGCAATTGGTTATATACGAGGAAGATTCAGTGCTAGTGATGATGTTTATGATCGTTTAAATGCATTAGGAGCTGATGTTACGATTGAAAAGATAATAAATCCTACTGTAAGCCTTTTGAAATCTAGAGGTGAAGCTTTAAAAGTTAAGGAAGATCCAACAAATGAAAGCATAAAATCCAGGTTGCAAGATATGTTAAATAGGTATGATACTTTAGTTGAAAGTATATGGTATGACTTCTTTTATAATAGATTATTTGGAGAAGATGTTTTTGTAGAATCTGTTACTCGTTATGTACCTAAATTTAGTAAATTTAAAGAGATAGTTACAAATCCAAGTGTGATGGATGTATATGCCTGGCTTGATGCTGATGAGCAAGCTACAGTTAATGAGATAGGGAATATAGTAATTAGT
The genomic region above belongs to Borrelia parkeri and contains:
- a CDS encoding BTA121 domain-containing protein surface lipoprotein, with the translated sequence MVDIKCFSLLLVLIFLLLLVISCGSEIKTGEGTNTGAGTEEGTGPEEEVGDEDELAYLDDEFIDPSFIALLDKFGVSGEGRKAIGYILGKVDNIEKINNDDVYDRLNELGADITIKNIINPTVSLLKARGAALKGIEDPTNESIKSRLQDMFEKCDRLSALYLWEFFGRLIEENDFLEFITRCIFRFRKLKEMVNNPRVMDVYEWFDADDRATIDELGNMVISGTYYRSIFNKVLNNSGDYLVIKIVVAYQSIQKRQEEALKAIAIVRNEAVRQVLQNRFDKLKGDYDFHIRKSFNQGRYGLYLQIMTDGKKYREAFNAIQKAAQVARSDKARGATGSGS
- a CDS encoding BTA121 domain-containing protein surface lipoprotein, which encodes MIKLNYFSLFLVLIFLLLLVISCDSGSKAGAGLGAGTNTRTVVNPGGVVKPGRAVNPGGAGTNTRTVVNPGGVVNPGGAVNPGGVVKPGGAGLGAGGSGGAEEAGLGAGGSGGAGEAGLGAGGAGLGAEEAGLGAGGAGLGAGGSGGAGGAGGSGGAEEAGLGAGGAGGAGGAGGSGGAGGAGGEDYGIKAPRLKAMLDDLNGSIEGKKAIGYIRKILIDKSDNIEDKLYNRLNKLKADVMIEKIINPTVSLLSARDEALKVKEDPTNESIKSRLQDVCDRYDALVKRAFKHYFVDNIGLIDRVVDTVTSCASKFSKFKEMIKNPRVMDVYAWLDADERAIIDEIEQIVIGGGTYDKARFNNMLNSIGDFDIFNIILACKKVSIEQKAADEAIKGVSDDAKKQRLRGEFNEFEVRYYSHIRYAFALPLNELYYAINHYYNGYYADFYGIRLETEDSF
- a CDS encoding BTA121 domain-containing protein surface lipoprotein, encoding MVKIKCFGLLLVLILLLLLVISCDSGNRAGAGLGAGGGTELKDENEDEDEDELAYLEEEVTDPRLLALLDNFGVSKAGKKAIGYIRGRFSASDDVYDRLNALGADVTIEKIINPTVSLLKARGEALRVMKGTTNESIKSRLQDMLNRYDTLVESVWYNFFYNKLIGEDVFVEFVTRYVPKFSKFKEIVTNPSVMDVYAWLDADEQATVNEIENIVISGTYDKDRFNNMLNSLGDVKIIEIIKAYRGIKIKQGEVQNSINTVPDDAEKQGLQVRFNTLQGEYDSHIRDAFNKASGELYSQIIDGNNRYHDDFIGIQNNLRAAAAAKAAKEAAIAAEAARAAIAAEEAAITAAAAADAAEKAAAAKAAKAAKEVASAAADFLMAIGTAKYVTMPAVVAKKAKAVEEAEAAKKAAKAAEAARVAAAAEVVRAAAAARAAKAAEEAARAAIAAAEARAARSDKARGAAGSGS
- a CDS encoding BTA121 domain-containing protein surface lipoprotein; the protein is MIRIKCLSSLLVLIIILSLLVVSCRNFSFQKRGGTNDEALTQLGINRRFVLDAEFNKLLDKLQLLDGEKQIIAYIRSIVTDPKIGNEFLRTYTNLEFSNLLNALGSDKVKEIIKNHLKDCKKRPPIISKIQALIDSFNRNDEVKRVFQSELNYKSDYALHLKELFNRDNPNYVYNEIMKDDCIDDLLEEIEDAQYILNYETLYAKLSIDDKKHLDFIRNVLINPPMGIVLDPKKPFKIYNIHEFELLLGRMGVARSEEIVRIHKNVLKEEENTRRSLITAMEGQMKQSLFRRFNKHQDGYRIHLMYLFFPYAGSENNVYDAFKNSNYADEYIAIRNEALSIRVNKIR
- a CDS encoding BTA121 domain-containing protein surface lipoprotein, which encodes MLKIKCFSLLLILILLLLLFISCDLGIKARTNTGAEVITETVGDEEELAYLDDIIDPKLKALLDKFGVSRSGRKAVIYIRGGLIGDIVYDRLNKLEADVVIEKIINPTVSLLKARGEALRVIQDPTNEGVKGRLQDVFNRYDNLVDIRGKFIYVVGSEDSFANAVTRYASKFRKFKEMVKSPRVMDVYAWLDDADRITIDEIEKVVISDTYDKDKFNNVLNSLDDYRIVRIIEIYRGIKIKQEEALKAIDAVSDIAVSQDLQARFDRLKGEYNSHIRDAFNKSSGELSFQLTNDSNKYRRGFDVIKSNAEAAKAHGAAGGGS